The genomic window TGCCAGCTCACACCCCAGCCCTGCTGGAGGGTGATAAGTCACAGGAGGGACCAGGGCAGTGTCTCGCTTCTCCACCTTCTGAGTCAAGGGTCATAGACTGTTCATCCAGATCGCCACCTTCAGATGTCCACAGGCGGCAGAAGATGGACCAGAAGCATTCTGTGTGGGCCGCAGGGGAACTGGGGAAGAACGGGAGCCAGGccccagcacaagacaaggatgggcTTTGCCGTGGTTACtgctaataatattattaataataataatagttaatattgcTTAAGAACTTTTACTGGTGCCTTGTATTGGACCAAGCACCTTACTCATGACTCCTTTAATGCCTTCACAACAACCTGGCCTGCTTGGAGACAATGTCCCCATCTTACAGCTGGGCCTcagtgacttgcctgaggccaggaaggggcagggctgggattctCTGTATAAAAACGTAATGGCAGTCCTAGTGTTcaatagatcagtagggtgactagtTTATAGTgatctattgtacatttcaaaatagctagaagaaaataaatggaatgtttctctttttttttttttttttttttttaagacagagtctcactctgtcacccaggctggagtgcaatggcgcgatctcggctcactgcaacctccacctccgggatcaagcagttctcctgtctcagcctcccaagtatctgggattataggcatccgccatcatgtccggctaatttttgtatttttgtagagatggggtttcaccatgttggccaggcttgaactcctgacctcaggtgatccgcccgcctcggcctcccaaagtgttgggattacaggcgtgagccattgcgcctggcctcaaaagtTTCTTAGcataaaaaaaaaggccaggtgtggtggttctcacctgtaatcccagcactttgagaggccaagcctttcagagaggactgcttgaacccagaagtttgagaccagcctgggcaacacagtgagatcccgtctttacaaaaaattttttaaattgccagcTCAAGATGTTACCcccccaaaataataaataattagctaggtgtagtggcacatgcctgtagtcctagctacttgggaggctgaggcaggaggatcactttaagtccaggaggttgaagctacagtgagctgtgagggtgccactgcactccagcctgggtgacagagaccatgtctcaaaaaacaaaacaagacaaaaaaagtaaaaaagaaaagacaaatttaaggtgatggatattctaagtacactgatttgatctttacaaattatatgaatgtattaaataatCCTGAAACTATGTACCCTGAAACTATGGACATCTATTATGcatcagtaaaaacaaaaattgttttaaaaatatatataatggggctgggtgccgtggctcacgcctgtaatcccagcacttttggaggccaaggtggatggatcacttgaggtcagaagaccatcctggccaacatggagaaactctatctctactaaaactgcaaaaattagccaggcgtggtggcgggcacctgtaatcccagctactcgggaggctgaggcaggagaattgcttgaacccaggaggcagaggctgaggtggaggctgcagtgagctgagatcacgccactgtactccagcctgagcaacagagctagacaccatctcaaaaaaaaaaaaaaaccaaaaaacatatatataatggcTTCTCTGTCACCGCTGGTGACAATAGGTCTTAATGCAAGTTTTCATGTTTTCCTCTCTTGCACTTTAGAAGTCAagtgcattttaaattttctttgcgattctttttcttttctccattcaaTCACTGAGTCATTATTTGCCAGTGAGCATCTACAATGGGCCAGGTCCCTGGCTGGCCGCACTGGGGATACCACAGGGACTAAGGTGGCTCAGAGAGAAGGCCATTCCAGCAGAGAGCAATCACAGCTGAGATGGTGGAAGCCCAGAGGGATTATCTAAGCCAGCATGGAGGGTACTCAGGGAAGCCTTCTTGGAGGAGGTAATATCCAGGAACCCTGGAGGATGAGAGGAGTTAGCCAGGTGATGGGAATTGGACAGGGGAGCATGATTCAGACAGAGGGGACAGATGGGCGAGGATTTAGAAACAAGTGCCTGGTGTGCATGAGCTGCAACTCGTAGCTGATGGTGGTAGGAGGGGAGActgtggggtggaggggagacTATGGGGTAGAGGGGAGGGGACTGGAGAGAGGTGGGGTGAGGGATGTGTCTGGAGGTGGCTTTTCTTCCACAGGCCACAGGGAGTACCGAGGCACTGTGGCCAGCATGACATGGTCCAATAGAGTTTCGTCCAAATCTCTGGAGCCGAAGTTGTTCAGATTGGAGAGGGCAGGCCTGTGACCCAGCTAGAACCTGCTGCAGTGGTCTAGGCAGGATATGACAGTGGCCTGGTGTGGCCCAACTCTCCCCATCACGCTGTAGCTGTAACTCTCAGTTGTGTGTGCCCTGTTCAAGGGTTCGCTTTGGGAGGAAAGGATGGTAGGCATGTTCTTGTTCATAGCTGTATCCACCCAGCCTTGAGCAGGGGGCCCAACATACACAAGCCCTCAGGAAGGACTTATGGAGTGATGGACTCTGCAGTATGTGCTTGGGGTAGGGGAACTGAGAGGCTGGTAAGGCCACCCAGAACCGGGTCGGAAAGGCCTTGTCACCTGGGGCTGGGAAACAGACTTCTCCCCAGGGTCTGGGGTGAACTTCCGGCCTAGCAGCTCCTGGGCAGATGAGGGTTTCAGGGAGTTTCCTCCTGCAGCAGCCACGTGGCTCTGGCTGGCAGGGCTCTTCTCTGCTCACCCCAGGATCTGTGAGGATGGCGCACCTGCTGGGCAGCCAGGCCTGCATGGAGAGCCTGCGCACAGACCTCACCGACCTGCAGGGTGCCATCGTAGACGTCTTCTCCCGCGCCGGGCCTGTGCGCTTCCCCTCCTGGAAGTTCCCTGACCGCATGGCCTGTGACCTCGACATGGTGGCCCTGCTGGAGCACTATGACCATGTTCCGGGTGACCCCGAGTTCACGCAGCTGTCCCATGCCGTGCTGCTGGAGCTGGTCATCGACAGGTGAGGGCCTTGACCAAGCCTGGTCATCTCAGGATGCCAGCACCTGCCCCTGAAACCAGTGGCAGCTACGGAAGCCCCTCCAGAGGCAGGGGTGATGTTGGAACAACAGTCACCATTGAGTACCTGTCGGGGCCACATCAGCTCAGGACTTTCAAAGTGGTCTTACCTTTTATCATGTGTCTTGTGTTGTGTGCTGTGCTATCCTGTGTTAGGCTCTCCTAGCCTGTCCACCTCAGGCAGTTGATTTCCATTCCATCGGTCTCTGTGGCACCACAGCTGTGACCACGGTCTCTCAGCCTCTCCCAGCTGCCTCCTCAGGGTTTCTATGTTGGGGACCCCATAGTTGCTTCTCAGAGTTTCCATTCCGGGCTCTCTTTCCTGTTGTCCTGTGGGttgtgctgttccctctgcatATCACAAGGCCGGACACGGGATGTGGTTTTCCAAATCCTGACCCGCTGGGAAGAGCCTTGCTGATTCTCCTGCAGCCTCATCACTTCTAAGCTATCATTAAAGTTAACAtggttggccgggcatggtggctcacgcctgtaatctcatcactttgggaggccaaggcgggtgcatcacttgaggtcaggagttcaagaccagcctggccaacatagtgaaaccctgtctctactaaaaatacaaaaattagcttggtgtggtggtgcatgcctgtaattccagctactcaggaggctgaggcatgagaatcgcttgaatctgggaggcagaggttgcagtgaaccaagatcacaccaatgcactccagcctcggtaatGGAGtaagactttctcaaaaaaaaaaaaaagtgaaaataaaaataaagttaacatgGTGTGcttggcacggtggctgacacttgtaatcccagcattttgggaggttaatgggaggatcatctgagagttcaagaccagcctgggcaacataaggaaaccccatctgtacaaaaatattttaaaaattagctgggtgtgttggtgcatgccttttttttttttcttcggagttttgctcttcttggagtgcagtggtgtgatctcagctcactgcaacctccacctcctgggttcaagagattctcctgcttcagcctccaaagtagctgggattacaggtgcctgctgtcacgcctggctagtttttttggatttttagtggagacggggtttcaccatgttgaccagggctggtctcaaactcctgacctcaggtgatccatcttcctcggcctcccaaagtgctgggattacaggcgtgagctactgcacctggctggtgCGTGCCTATTGTCCCATCTACTTAGGAGGCcgtggtgggaggattgtttgagccctggaggtcgaggctacagtgagccatgatcatgccactgcactccagcctgggcaacagagcaagcccctgtctcaaagaaagaaaaagcaaagctaACATGGTCACCAGCCtttcacattctggggactgtaTCCCAGGGTTCTAGCGCTCAAATGCCTTAAAAATGGtcaggtgcgttggctcacgtctgtaatcccagcactttgggaggccgaggtgggcggatcacctgaggtcagtagttcgagactagcctggccaacgaacagggtgaaaccccgtctctactaaaaatacaaaaattagccaggcgtggtggtgcctgcctgtagtcccagctactctggaggctgaggcaggagaattgcttgaacctaagaagcggaggttgcagtgagctgagatcgtgccattgcactccagcctggcgacagagtgagactgtctcaaaacaaacaaacaaacaaaaaacaaccttaAAGCCGTGACGGCCAGACAGGTAGCAAAGAATGTGAGAGGGACTCCAGTGGTTTCAGGATGACCTGCCTAGGGACAGAGAAGCCAGGGTTACCACTCTGAGGGCTGGAGGAGCCCTTGGTACAAAAGCACCATCTGTAACCTCTGAGCAGCTGAACGTGTATGAGCACAGAACACACCTTCCTTTCTCCGTAACTTTATGCATTACACTGTCCCTCTGCTAGGAGTGTCCTGCCCATCCATCATGGCCTGGTTTACCCAGCCGCTTCTCTGTGAAGCTGTCTCTGACATGCCCTCTGCCCTACCTGACCCTCTGCCTACCTCTGGCTGAGTTAGAGTGGTGTAGCATTGAGCTGCTCAGTTCGTGGCAAGGGTGGGATCACGGCTGAGGCTGCAGACAGCACCACAGTCTCCCGCTGCGAGGGTCGGTTGGTCTAAGCAGACGGATTGCTCTGCCAAAGCCATGCTCTGTCCTCTTTTCAGATGCTTTCCCGTTCCCCGATGTTGCTTGGCACCATGGCAAGTGctgttgtccctgtttgcagaggaGGACACCTTGGCCAGAGAGGGGCGGGGCCTTGGAGGCAGTTGGCACCTCTGCCCCCAGGCCCTCTCTGCCCAAGGCCCTACAGGTTTTGGAATGACCCTCCTGCATCTGCAAAAAGCTAAGTTCACTCATCTTCCTGGTATGTGTTGTAAACACAATACTTCTTTAAAACAGCTTGGTTCCCATGCAAATGCAAACTTAGCTTTTTATTATAATACTCCTTTTTCTTACAATTCATGCCTGACTGTAGTTTTAAACTTGGAGGTTAGGACAGAGACCTAGCTGTCTTGACACAGGTCTCCACTGTCACAGAAGCAGCTCACCCTGCAGAAGCCCCTGACTAGCCTCAGGAGACTGTGCACACTCCCTGCTCTGCCCTATCAATGTGTGTCTGTGGGCAAGctcttcccctctctgggtctcagctcTGTCATCTATCAAGTGGAGGCTCCGGGCCACTGGATATAAGGCAGCCATTCACCCAGAACTTTTCAAGGACTCAGGATACAACTGAGGCAAGGCCAGGCCTGGCTTCACAGAGCTCCCTGGTCCAGTGGAGAAGAGCCAGGCAGAAGTGCCACCCAGGAGACACAGAAGAGGCTCCCAAGCTGAGGCTGTGGCCAGGGAGGGCTTCCCTGAGGAAGTAGCCCCTGGGTTAGGTTTGAAGCTGGCCCAGCAGAGCATATTCTGAGACTCTCCAAGCTCTTGATGCCTGGGCCAGTTCCCCAGAGCCAGAGCTGCGGTTGTATGGTCTGAGGGTATGTTAGCACCAGCCTGGGCCCCAGCAACCTAGCATCTCTGCCCGCaggctcctgctgctgcttcaaAGCTGTATGAGCTACTTGGAGAACCTTGGCTCAGAGCAGATGATGCCCCCTGCACAGGCTGCGGGGCCCTGCATGTCCGTGGGGCTCACGGTGCGGCGCTTCTGGGACAGCCTGCTGAGGCTGGGCACGCTCCACCAGCAGCCACTCCCCCAGGTGGGTCCCAGCCTCTGTCTCAGGTGGGTCAGCCTCAGCCTCTATCTCCCCACTGTGGTGGCCTTCACACCTCGCCCCAGCTCTGGCTTCCTAGCCTACCACTATGTGCACCACAGCCTTTACTGGCTCCCACCGCCCTCCCAATCAAGCCCCACACAGTGTGGCGGTTAAGAACGCAGGCCTTGGGGATCATGCCTTGCTCCCTGGCTCTGACATCCCTGTGGGACTTTGGAAAAATCTTGCCTACTTTGAACcgcagtttcttcatctatacaaCGGAGGTCATGTGACCCCTGTTTGTTATGGGCTATCCCGTAATCCACACAACCACCCACTGGGGAAGAACCACTGTTCCCATGATGGGAAGGAAACTAAAACTGAGAGTGGTTATGGTGACACAAGAGCAGGCAGGTCCAGTAAGCAAGAGCCCAGTAACCAGCAGCTGTGACCGTCACCATCACCTTCCCAACACCATGCATACAATCAGATCAAGCCTGGAGCTTGGGGTGCGGGCCGCAGAGAGGAGACCTGGCTGTAGTAAGCTGAGTCAGAGTAACAGAGGGAGAAAGTTCTCTCTTATTCACGTCGGTGTCAGAGAACATTTGAGGGTCTGAGTGTCAGGCAAGGCTGTCACACTGTCACAGAACATCCCCCAGGGAACCAGTCACCTCCCTCTCTACTCTCTCCCTCACCTGCTTTCCCTTGTCTTTTTCTGAACACAGAAAGGGGCAAACCAAAGGGAGACTCCCACCTCCAAGCCCACCACCAAGGGCGAGCCAGCCAGGAGCCCTGAATATCTGACTACCAAGTTAATCAAGCCCTCCTCCCCAGTGCTAGGCTTGCCCCAGACCTGCCAAGAGCCAGAGAGCATCCCTGTCAGAGCCTCCCTGCAGTTCCCAGCCACGACCTTCAAGAACACCAGGAGTGTCCACTCCCAGACCATTGAGACGGCCCTGGTGCCCTGTGACGCATGCGCCAGCGTCCAGGGAAGCCTGCAGAAGGTGGGCAAGGTGGTCATCAGCCTGTGTCAGAGCCAGAACCTGCCCTCGTCCTTAGGCCAGTTCCAGCAACTGGTGCAGGACAGCATGGGGCTCAGGCCACTGCCGGCTGCCACCGTGGGCCGCTGGGCAGCAGAGCAGAGGAAAGACCTGACGCGCCTCAGTAAGCATGTGGAGGCCCTCAGGGCCCAGCTGGAGGAGGCTGAAGGGCAGAAGGATGGCCTGAGGAAGCAGGCGGGCAAGCTGGAGCAGGCGCTGAAACAGGAGCAGGGGGCACGGCGGCGACAGGCGGAGGAGGATGAGCAGTGCCTGTCTGAGTGGGAGCACGACAAACAGCAGCTGCTCACAGGTCTGTGCCCCAGAGGCCAGACGCCTGGTGCCCAGGGGCTCTGCCACAGCCTTTGCATGGATGTTTGTGAGACAGGGCTTCCAGGGCAAGTGGTTTGTGTGGAAGAACCCAGGCTGGGACACAGGCaagaggcagggaagggagggcagCAAGGAAGGGGGTGTTCATCCGGTGGTGACACTGTGATCTCAGTCCCACTGGGGCCACCAGGAGCTGGGCTAGGACGCTTGCCCAGACTCGTCCATCGGTCAGTGAGGGAACCGAGGTATGTATCCACTTGCACTGTCAGTCATTGAGGGCTACTTCCAGAGAGTTATTCCCCTGGCACTTCCAGCCAAGCAGAGCAGCCTCTCTGGTTGTGGCAAAAGCCATTAGAGACAAAGTTCCTGGCACCAGAAGATGGCCAGTGCCCACTGATGGGAGGCCTGAGGGATTTGCCCTTTCTGAGCCTCATCACAGTTGCCTCCATGGACGacaccaaggcccagagaggtgtaGACACATGGCAGCCAGCCCATGAGAAGCAGGGTGGGTAAGGGCCCAGCCGCTTCCACCAGCCTCCCTAGAGCTCCTCCCATGGCCGCAGGCGGCCCCTCTGCAGGCGATGGGCTGCCTCCACTCCACGGGGCACACTGGGCATGAAGGCCGCCGGCCAGGTCCATGGGACCCTCTGAAGGGCCTCTCTCTTGGCTGCCATAGAAACAAGTGACCTAAAGACAAAGATGGCCACCCTGGAGAGAGAACTGAAACAGCAGCGGGAGTCCACACAGGCTGTGGGTAAGGAGCCCCATCATAGGCCCCCATGCCACATCTCAAGCCAGGGGTGTGGCTGGATGAGCATCGTCCATCTCTGTCCCCTGAGCATCCAGGGCAAAGTTGAAGGGAACCAGCCACAGGAGGGTGGGCCTGACCAACCACACTATTGGCGATGACCAAACTGGGTTGCCACCTCCTACCGAGAAAGCGCCTTCTATTTTCCAAACCCACCTCAGGTGGGGTCTAGAGCCCCATTTTGTGGCTGAGgactctgaggcccagagatgggaTGTGAGCTCCCGTCCTAGGTCTGAGGTAGTACAGCGCTCCCCTGCCCTACCCCATCCCATGTCCACTTAATGCTGCAGAGGCAAAGGCCCAGCAGCTGCAGGAGGAAGGTGAGCGCAGGGCGGCAGCGGAGAGGCAGGTGCAGCAGCTGGAGGAGCAGGTGCAGCAGTTGGAGGCGCAGGTGCAGCTGTTGGTGGGTCGGCTGGAGGGCGCTGGCCAGCAGGTCTGCTGGGCCAGCACGGAGCTGGATAAGGAGAAGGCCCGTGTCGACAGCATGGTCCGCCACCAGGAGGTGAGGCCAGGGCCCTCGCTAGCCTGGGCATCTGCAATGTAGGCTGCAGGGAAAGAGGGCTCCACTGTCAGGGAATGGGGGATCATCTATATTGGGCATCTGCTCCCTGAGATGCCTCCAGGTGTGGGGGTTGACTCACCTTTACAGAGAGTCTACCCTGAACCAGGCACTGGGGGAACAGTGACCCAGGGACTGATACTGCCCAGTGAGGCCTCACTCTGGAAGAGCGCCCCACAGGCAAAGATGAGCAGGTGTGCCACACTCTCCTGCCAGATGGCTAAGGGGTGCAGGGAGGGATGGCCACATCTGCCATGGGAATCCAGAATGGCTTCTAGGAGGAGGTGGCCTTTGAGCTGGACGCCCATGACAGGCAATTAGTCCATCAGCCAGGGGAAGGACAGGGCAGGCAGAGGGTGAGCCAGGGCCCGGGGCATAGCTGTGCTCTGGGCAATGGGGCCTCACAGGAGTCCTCAGAAGTGTGGTTGAGGGAGTAGGTGACCTGTTGCCTAGTGAAAGGGGCAGGTCTGGGGGCTGTCTTGGCTGGGTCTAACCCTCAAAAGCTCAGCAAGGAGCCAGGAGTTCAGTTGAGAGTCCCCAGGGTCAGACATGGGCCCAGGGTAGGGGAAGCCTTTCTACCCCAAGTGGGTGCTGTTCTCTGTGCCTTGCAAACTGTCACAGCCGCCATGTATCAGGTGTCTGCTGTGACCCAGGCTTCAGGCGCCGCAGCCTCTGATGCTTACTCCTCGCTACAGCAACAGGAGGTAGATACTCTTGTCACCCCCATTTTACGAATGAGGAAACAGCCTTATTGAGTGAGGTTAAGGaagttgcccaaggccacacagctagtgagaGGTGGAGCCAGGACTCCGAGCAGTCCAGCGTTAGTTCTTCCTGCTTTCCATTCAGTGGGTGTTAGGAAATGTGGGCTTCAGCAACATGGGATGATGTGACACTGGAGACCCGAGGAGAAGAAAAACTTAGTTCCCAGAATTCCTCTCCAAGTGGGGTCTGTGTATGACTGGAAGGAAGTGGGGGTGAGACCCCCAGAGCCAGCCATCTGCGTTCCAAGGGCCGGGGTCTTCAAGCTGGGATCCTGGCCTTGACCAGGTCCGGTGTGCATCTGCCTGCTGCCAGCTTCCCCCGACCCCTACCCTTCCACGCATGTGACCAGCATTCcctagacacagacacacaccccagGGGGGTAGCAGCCGAGGGGTAGTAGATGCTGTAGCCTCcttagttccacatggctgggccTAGCCCTGTGGGTCTCACAGCCTCCCTGCTTGTCCGTTCCTGCTTAGTCTCTGCAGGCCAAGCAGCGAGCCCTGCTAAAGCAGCTGGACAGCCTGGACCAGGAACGTGAGGAGCTGCGGGGCAGCCTGGACGAGGCTGAGGCCCAGCGGGCCCGCGTGGAGGAGCAGCTGCAGAGCGAGCGGGAGCAGGGGCAATGCCAGCTCAGGGCCCAGCAGGTGAGGGTGGGGGTCTTCCTTTTTGCCAGAGAAGTCTCCGGCCAACTGAGTGCCTGCAGGCCTGTCCCATGTCTTTTCTTGGGTAGGGACGGTGCCCCAGGGCGCTGAGTACCATGTAGCTCACTCAGGAGCCAGGCCTGAGCCTCCGTCTGTCCCAGGAGCTGCTGCAGAGCCTGCAGAGGGAGAAGCAAGGCCTGGAGCAGGCGACTACGGACCTGCGGCTAACCATCCTGGAGCTAGAACGGGAGCTGGAGGAGCTGAAGGAGCGGGAGCGGCTGCTGGTGGCCTTCCCAGACCTGCACAGGCCCACCGAGACCCAGATCCATGGTAGGGGACTGGGGATGGTGCCAAGGGCATGCTGGGGCTCAGGGCCAGCAGCTGAGGGCTCGTGTGGGCAGGACACTGGGGACTGCAGCTCCCTAGCCTGCAGCAAGGGTGTTAAAGCCAGGCGGCCAGCAGCGCAGCCCCTGTGGACCCACCACAGCACGCAAGTGCTTCATGCGTCATCCACTCTGCATAGACAGGGACGTGAAAGCCCAACAGTGATGTGACTGCCTCTAGTCACAACAGCCAAACGCAGACACAGGTCTGGTTGTCCCCACAGCCTGTGCTCTTCACTACGTCACATGCTAATTCTTGCTCGACTTCTGTGTGTCCCCCTTCTTGGTTCTTGGAATGGGTCCCCAAACCACACCATGGGACTAGTCCCAAGGACACAGCCTCCAGCTGCCCACTGTCCTGGACCCCATGGCATAGGAGTGCTAGGTACCCATCTTGGCACAGGATTGGATATCAGGTGACCTGGGTTCTCCCAGCCCCTCCAGACCCCTAAAGCACTAGGGCAAATCCTTTTGCAGAGCTGGCAGGAAGATGTGCAGTTAGCTGCTCGTGAGACATCATCCAGGCCCTTCTGTCCCCTTCTCAACCACCTTGTGAGGCAGGTCATAGCCCCATAGCTATTTCCCATAGCAGGAAACTGAACCAGAAGGGGCAGCAATTCTCCCGGGCTCCTGGAGCCAGAAGGAAGCATCCATCACAAAAGCAGGGGAAGAGCAGCCTGGCGGAATTCCTGCCGTTCCCAAGCTTGAGCTGgccgtgtgaccttggacagCTCACTTTGGCTGTAGCCTGTCCAAAACGGGGGGGCCTTGTCAGAGATTCACTCTCCTCTCATGCTTATTtgctaagtctttttttttttttttttttttttgagacagagtctcactctgttgccaggctggagtgcagtggcacaatctctgctcactgcaacctccacctcctgggttcaagtgattctcctgcctcagcctcctgagtagctgggactacgggggcccgccaccacacccagctcatttttctatttttagtagagacggggtttcaccatgttggccaggatggtcttgatctcttgacttaaTGATCCCCtgacctgggcctcccaaagtgctgggattacaggcgtgagccaccgcgcccggccttgctAAGTCTTTTGAGAGCTCTAGGTCCCACCCAGCTCTCAGATTTTATAATACTATGGTCATCTTCCCTGCAGGTTGGGGGACAGGGAAGGGGGAATAAGGCCTCGGGAGAAGGAAGATGAGCTAGGAGGCCTGGTGCACTACACAGCTCCTTTGTGCCTCCAGGCCACCTGCCCAAGCTGGTGTGCCTCCCTTCTAAGGTCCTGTCCCATTGGGCACAGGAGGCAGATCCAGCAGCGTGGAATCCCAGATAACATGTCCCACAGACTCTGGCAACGTCACAGATCACATGGAGAGGCAAGTGCAGTCCAACGACATCCGCATCCGGGTCCTACAGGAGGAGAACGGGCGGCTCCAATCAATGCTGTCCAAAATCCGGGAAGTGGCCCAGCAGGGTGGCCTCAAGGTGGGCCTGAGAGGGCGGGCCCTTGGGGACCAGGAGGAAGCCCCTATCCAGCAGCAGGTCTTCAGACTCTGCCCCGGGAACTTGTGGAGAGCCCACCTCATCACATGAGGCCTTAGGCTGTGCTTTTGTgaaacatttttcacatttccAGAAGGCGTGAGGATGTTATGGATCCGATGCCTTCCAGTCCCATATGCCCTCTATAGCTGTCATTCCTTTAAGTGCAGCAAGAAGCCTCgtcaggccgggtgcggcggctcatgcctgtaatcccaacaatttgagaggctgaggcgggcagatcactcgagcccaggagtttgagaccagcctggacaatataatgggaccccgtttctacaaaaaaaaaaagaagccatgtCAGAAAGAAACCTCCCCACACTTGCTGCCTGCCCAAGGCTCTGCAGCTGAGAATAGGCCCTGGAAGGCTTCCTAGGCCCTGCCCCTAGGTGAAAGGGCCCATGGATATGCGCCCGGCCCTTCCCTCCCCATCCCTGGCTACGACACCCTCTCTGTACAGTGGGGAGGGGACTCCTGGGCCCTTAtaagactggctttttttttttttttgtagctgatCCCGCAGGACCGGCTCTGGTCCCCTTCCAGCAAGGGAACCCAGGGAGCAACACCACCAGTCCAGGCCAAGAGCACATCCCCAGGGTGAGTGAGGCTTTACTGGAGGTGGGGCAGGTGAGTGGAGTGTTCCCTGCATTCACAGGGGATCTTGGATCTGGTTTTCCTTCAGGCCTCTGGGCAGACAGCACCTTCCTAGCAGCAGGACGGGTAGGACCCTGCTGGGCCAGCCCTGCACATCCCCACCTCGGCAGCCCTGCACATCCCCACCTCGGCAGCCCTGCACATCCCCACCTCGGCAGCCCTGCACATCCCCATCTCGGCAGCCCTGCAGCCAGCCCAGCAAGTCCTTGCTGGAGGGTGTGACCCACTTGGACACCTGCACCCAGAACCCCATCAAGGTCTTGGTCAGGCTGAGAAAGAGACTGTCACCTGGCCGGGGACAGGCCAGCTCTGCACACCAGCCCCAGGAGCGGCCCATGTAGCCTGTGGCCCAGGGCTGAGGCTGGATGGGAGGTGGCTGGCAGCCCACCCACT from Homo sapiens chromosome 22, GRCh38.p14 Primary Assembly includes these protein-coding regions:
- the CCDC157 gene encoding coiled-coil domain-containing protein 157 isoform X3, translated to MAHLLGSQACMESLRTDLTDLQGAIVDVFSRAGPVRFPSWKFPDRMACDLDMVALLEHYDHVPGDPEFTQLSHAVLLELVIDRLLLLLQSCMSYLENLGSEQMMPPAQAAGPCMSVGLTVRRFWDSLLRLGTLHQQPLPQKGANQRETPTSKPTTKGEPARSPEYLTTKLIKPSSPVLGLPQTCQEPESIPVRASLQFPATTFKNTRSVHSQTIETALVPCDACASVQGSLQKVGKVVISLCQSQNLPSSLGQFQQLVQDSMGLRPLPAATVGRWAAEQRKDLTRLSKHVEALRAQLEEAEGQKDGLRKQAGKLEQALKQEQGARRRQAEEDEQCLSEWEHDKQQLLTETSDLKTKMATLERELKQQRESTQAVEAKAQQLQEEGERRAAAERQVQQLEEQVQQLEAQVQLLVGRLEGAGQQVCWASTELDKEKARVDSMVRHQESLQAKQRALLKQLDSLDQEREELRGSLDEAEAQRARVEEQLQSEREQGQCQLRAQQELLQSLQREKQGLEQATTDLRLTILELERELEELKERERLLVAFPDLHRPTETQIHGPVPLGTGGRSSSVESQITCPTDSGNVTDHMERQVQSNDIRIRVLQEENGRLQSMLSKIREVAQQGGLKLIPQDRLWSPSSKGTQGATPPVQAKSTSPGSACYKTEPNHGHKIPLRSQAQWLTSVIPALWEAEAGGSPEIGSSRPA
- the CCDC157 gene encoding coiled-coil domain-containing protein 157 isoform X6, with translation MAHLLGSQACMESLRTDLTDLQGAIVDVFSRAGPVRFPSWKFPDRMACDLDMVALLEHYDHVPGDPEFTQLSHAVLLELVIDRLLLLLQSCMSYLENLGSEQMMPPAQAAGPCMSVGLTVRRFWDSLLRLGTLHQQPLPQKGANQRETPTSKPTTKGEPARSPEYLTTKLIKPSSPVLGLPQTCQEPESIPVRASLQFPATTFKNTRSVHSQTIETALVPCDACASVQGSLQKVGKVVISLCQSQNLPSSLGQFQQLVQDSMGLRPLPAATVGRWAAEQRKDLTRLSKHVEALRAQLEEAEGQKDGLRKQAGKLEQALKQEQGARRRQAEEDEQCLSEWEHDKQQLLTETSDLKTKMATLERELKQQRESTQAVEAKAQQLQEEGERRAAAERQVQQLEEQVQQLEAQVQLLVGRLEGAGQQVCWASTELDKEKARVDSMVRHQESLQAKQRALLKQLDSLDQEREELRGSLDEAEAQRARVEEQLQSEREQGQCQLRAQQELLQSLQREKQGLEQATTDLRLTILELERELEELKERERLLVAFPDLHRPTETQIHADPAGPALVPFQQGNPGSNTTSPGQEHIPRVSLL
- the CCDC157 gene encoding coiled-coil domain-containing protein 157 isoform X2, producing the protein MAHLLGSQACMESLRTDLTDLQGAIVDVFSRAGPVRFPSWKFPDRMACDLDMVALLEHYDHVPGDPEFTQLSHAVLLELVIDRLLLLLQSCMSYLENLGSEQMMPPAQAAGPCMSVGLTVRRFWDSLLRLGTLHQQPLPQKGANQRETPTSKPTTKGEPARSPEYLTTKLIKPSSPVLGLPQTCQEPESIPVRASLQFPATTFKNTRSVHSQTIETALVPCDACASVQGSLQKVGKVVISLCQSQNLPSSLGQFQQLVQDSMGLRPLPAATVGRWAAEQRKDLTRLSKHVEALRAQLEEAEGQKDGLRKQAGKLEQALKQEQGARRRQAEEDEQCLSEWEHDKQQLLTETSDLKTKMATLERELKQQRESTQAVEAKAQQLQEEGERRAAAERQVQQLEEQVQQLEAQVQLLVGRLEGAGQQVCWASTELDKEKARVDSMVRHQESLQAKQRALLKQLDSLDQEREELRGSLDEAEAQRARVEEQLQSEREQGQCQLRAQQELLQSLQREKQGLEQATTDLRLTILELERELEELKERERLLVAFPDLHRPTETQIHDSGNVTDHMERQVQSNDIRIRVLQEENGRLQSMLSKIREVAQQGGLKLIPQDRLWSPSSKGTQGATPPVQAKSTSPGPLGRQHLPSSRTGRTLLGQPCTSPPRQPCTSPPRQPCTSPPRQPCTSPSRQPCSQPSKSLLEGVTHLDTCTQNPIKVLVRLRKRLSPGRGQASSAHQPQERPM